In Strigops habroptila isolate Jane chromosome 2, bStrHab1.2.pri, whole genome shotgun sequence, one genomic interval encodes:
- the LOC115601668 gene encoding 3 beta-hydroxysteroid dehydrogenase/Delta 5-->4-isomerase-like isoform X1 produces the protein MSLAGVSCLVTGAGGFLGQRIVRLLLEEKEALAEIRLLDKAFSEEALGEFGKFQGKTEVKILEGDIRDVTFLHRACQGTSLVIHTASIIDTLGLIEKQLLWEVNVTGTQLLLEACVRYNIQHFIYTSTIEVTGPNCKGDPIFNGDEDTAYESMSKFPYAQSKRLAEDFVLKADGQVLKDGGTLMTCALRSMYIFGEGCPFLLGHLDKCLLNRNVYLRFSRKEALVNPVYVGNIAWAHVQAARALQDPQKAKHIRGQFYYISDDTPHMSYADLNYELTRDLGFGIEPQLPMPLTMLYYFSLLLEIVSFLLRPFVRYIPSTNRHLVTLLNTPFTFSYRKARNDFGYVPRYTWEEAKQSTGQWIASMVPQRRLYLKSKAA, from the exons ATGTCCCTGGCTGGGGTAAGCTGTCTGGTGACAGGAGCAGGGGGATTTCTTGGCCAGAGGATTGTGCGcttgctgctggaagaaaaggaggcGCTGGCTGAGATCCGACTGCTGGACAAAGCCTTTAGCGAGGAAGCGCTCGGGGAATTTGGAA AGTTCCAGGGTAAGACCGAGGTGAAAATCCTGGAAGGGGACATCCGGGATGTGACGTTCCTGCACCGTGCCTGTCAGGGCACCTCCCTTGTCATCCACACGGCTTCCATCATTGACACCTTGGGCCTCATagagaagcagctgctctgggaagTCAATGTGACAG GTACACAGCTACTGCTGGAGGCATGTGTCCGCTATAACATCCAGCACTTCATATATACTAGTACCATAGAAGTGACAGGCCCCAACTGCAAAGGTGACCCAATTTTCAATGGCGATGAAGATACAGCTTATGAGAGTATGTCAAAATTTCCTTACGCCCAGAGTAAGAGGCTGGCAGAGGATTTTGTGCTGAAAGCAGATGGCCAGGTGCTAAAAGATGGTGGCACGCTGATGACTTGTGCCCTGAGATCCATGTACATCTTTGGAGAAGGATGCCCATTTCTTTTGGGTCATCTGGATAAGTGCCTGTTGAACAGAAACGTTTACCTGCGCTTCTCCAGGAAGGAGGCTCTGGTGAACCCCGTGTATGTGGGAAACATCGCCTGGGCACACGTGCAGGCAGCCAGGGCCCTGCAAGACCCGCAGAAAGCCAAGCATATCAGGGGGCAGTTCTACTACATCTCGGATGACACTCCTCATATGAGCTATGCAGATCTGAATTACGAGCTGACCAGGGACCTGGGGTTTGGGATTGAACCCCAGCTCCCCATGCCTCTGACAATGCTGTATTACTTCTCGCTGCTGCTGGAGATTGTGAGCTTCTTGCTCCGGCCCTTTGTCAGATACATCCCCTCCACCAACCGTCACCTGGTCACTCTACTGAACACCCCATTCACCTTCTCTTATAGAAAAGCACGGAATGATTTTGGCTATGTGCCCCGCTACACATGGGAAGAGGCGAAGCAGAGCACTGGTCAGTGGATTGCCTCCATGGTTCCACAGAGAAGGCTGTACTTGAAAAGCAAGGCTGCCTAA
- the LOC115601668 gene encoding 3 beta-hydroxysteroid dehydrogenase/Delta 5-->4-isomerase-like isoform X2 — protein MSLAGVSCLVTGAGGFLGQRIVRLLLEEKEALAEIRLLDKAFSEEALGEFGKFQGKTEVKILEGDIRDVTFLHRACQGTSLVIHTASIIDTLGLIEKQLLWEVNVTGTQLLLEACVRYNIQHFIYTSTIEVTGPNCKGDPIFNGDEDTAYESMSKFPYAQSKRLAEDFVLKADGQVLKDGGTLMTCALRSMYIFGEGCPFLLGHLDKCLLNRNVYLRFSRKEALVNPVYVGNIAWAHVQAARALQDPQKAKHIRGQFYYISDDTPHMSYADLNYELTRDLGFGIEPQLPMPLTMLYYFSLLLEIVSFLLRPFVRYIPSTNRHLVTLLNTPFTFSYRKARNDFGYVPRYTWEEAKQSTGVLSSSTCHSPDSQT, from the exons ATGTCCCTGGCTGGGGTAAGCTGTCTGGTGACAGGAGCAGGGGGATTTCTTGGCCAGAGGATTGTGCGcttgctgctggaagaaaaggaggcGCTGGCTGAGATCCGACTGCTGGACAAAGCCTTTAGCGAGGAAGCGCTCGGGGAATTTGGAA AGTTCCAGGGTAAGACCGAGGTGAAAATCCTGGAAGGGGACATCCGGGATGTGACGTTCCTGCACCGTGCCTGTCAGGGCACCTCCCTTGTCATCCACACGGCTTCCATCATTGACACCTTGGGCCTCATagagaagcagctgctctgggaagTCAATGTGACAG GTACACAGCTACTGCTGGAGGCATGTGTCCGCTATAACATCCAGCACTTCATATATACTAGTACCATAGAAGTGACAGGCCCCAACTGCAAAGGTGACCCAATTTTCAATGGCGATGAAGATACAGCTTATGAGAGTATGTCAAAATTTCCTTACGCCCAGAGTAAGAGGCTGGCAGAGGATTTTGTGCTGAAAGCAGATGGCCAGGTGCTAAAAGATGGTGGCACGCTGATGACTTGTGCCCTGAGATCCATGTACATCTTTGGAGAAGGATGCCCATTTCTTTTGGGTCATCTGGATAAGTGCCTGTTGAACAGAAACGTTTACCTGCGCTTCTCCAGGAAGGAGGCTCTGGTGAACCCCGTGTATGTGGGAAACATCGCCTGGGCACACGTGCAGGCAGCCAGGGCCCTGCAAGACCCGCAGAAAGCCAAGCATATCAGGGGGCAGTTCTACTACATCTCGGATGACACTCCTCATATGAGCTATGCAGATCTGAATTACGAGCTGACCAGGGACCTGGGGTTTGGGATTGAACCCCAGCTCCCCATGCCTCTGACAATGCTGTATTACTTCTCGCTGCTGCTGGAGATTGTGAGCTTCTTGCTCCGGCCCTTTGTCAGATACATCCCCTCCACCAACCGTCACCTGGTCACTCTACTGAACACCCCATTCACCTTCTCTTATAGAAAAGCACGGAATGATTTTGGCTATGTGCCCCGCTACACATGGGAAGAGGCGAAGCAGAGCACTG GAGTATTGTCCAGTTCCACGTGCCATTCACCTGACAGTCAAACTTGA